CGATGACGGTGCACCGCCTCGCGGATCAGTTCACCGGCCTCGCGCGCCGCTTCCTGACGGGCGCGCACATTTTCCTCGATGGCTTCCTGAAGATGATCCACCGTATATAAATAGACGTCGTCCAATTTACCCACTTCCGGCTCAATATCCCGGGGCACGGCAATGTCCACCATGAACATGGGGCGGTGCCGGCGCCGTTTCAGCGCCCGTTCCACCGTGCCCTTGCCCAGCACCGGCAGTGGCGAAGCGGTGCAGGAAATGACGATGTCCGCGTGCTCCAGCGCCACCGGTAATTCTTCCAGACCGATGGCGCGTCCCGCCACTTCGGCCGCCAGTTCACTGGCCCGTTCCAGTGTCCGGTTGGCAATGACGATCTCCCGCACCTGCTGCTCATGCAGATGCCGGGCCACCAGTTGGATCATTTCCCCGGCGCCGATCAACAACGCCCGGCTCTGCTTCAGGTCGGAGAAAATGTGCCGGGCGAAGGAGACCGCGGCATAGGCCACCGACACCGGGTTGGCGCCAATACCGGTTTCGGTGCGAATCCGTTTGGCCACCGAGAAAACGTCCTGGAACACGCGCCCCAGTTCACTGTTAAGCAGGCCGGCCTCATGGGCACGGGCATAGGCCTCACGCATCTGCCCGAGAATCTGGGGTTCACCCAATACCAGGGAATCGAGCCCGCCGGCCACACGCATCATATGTTCCAGCGCCTGCTCGTCCCGATACTGATAGACCACATCACGCAGCCGCTGCGAGGACATGCGCCGGGCACGGGCCAGCCAGTCGCTGAAATCGGGGATGGGGCCGTCCACCAGGCAATAAAGTTCGGTGCGATTACAGGTGGACAATAGCGCCGCTTCGCGAACGCCGGGCAGCTCATCACGCAAGACGGCCAGCACCTGGTCGGCCTGATCCGCTGAAAACGCCAGTTGCTCGCGCAACTCCACGTCCGCGGTGGTGTGATTGACCCCGACTGCGAAGAGATTCATAAAAGTGATGACGACCCGGCCTGGGTTAGCTACACGCGCAAGGGCCACGCATTTTGCGCGAAAGCGCCCGTGGAAACAATGAGAGCCTGTTTATAGTCTATACACCACCGCGCCACCAAGCCCAGGATCAGTAGCGGGAAACCCGAGGAGAGGCCCCTTGGGTGACGCAAATGTCTGTGCCATGATAGCCGCTCACCCGTGCCGTGACAGCGAGTTCGATGAAACCACGTTCGCCGTTTTTTGCCGCGATCCCGCCACTGATCGCCAGTTTCTTACTTGGCGGTTGCGCCAGTCCGGCCCCTCGGGTCGAGGCTCCCGCCGCCACCGCCGAGCCCGCCCCCCCCACCCGGCCGATCGAGTACGACGGCGCCGACATCGGTGATCTACTGGTGGCGGAGACCGCCGCCCAGCGCCAGGCGCTGGATTTGACCCTGGATTACTATGCCCCGGTGGCGGAGCGTACCGGCGACCCCAGGGTGCTTGGCCAGGCCACCCAGCTGGCCGCCTATCTCGGCCACTTCGAGCAGGCCCGGGCGCTATCCAGCCAATGGCTGCGGCATTCCCCGCAAGACCCTGACGCGCTGCGCCTGGCCGCCCTGGCCGACATCCAACTCGGTGACGGCGACGCCGCCGCAGCACATGTGGACCAATTGGTGGCCCATCACGGCACCGAAGCCCTGGTACCGCTGGTGGCGGAGGCTCAGAACCTGGACCAGCAGGGCAATCGGGAATTACTGCATGCCCTGTCCAGCCTGGCCGACCATTATCCGGAACATGCCCCGCTGTGGTACGCGCGGGCCCTGGAGCGGCGTGAGCAAGGCGATCTGGAAGGGGCCATGGAGGCCACCGACAAAACCCTCAAGCTCAACCCGGATCATGACGAAGCTCTGCTGCTCAAGGCCCAACTCTGGCATGACATGGGCCAGCAAAAGCGGGCCCAGCGGCATCTGCGCAAGATCGTCAAAAAAGCACCGGAGCAACGCCGTTACCGCCTGGCCTATATTCGTGTGCTGCTGGCCGATGGCGAGCACGAACGCGCCGAGGAGCAACTGGAGATTCTCGCCGCCCAGGACCCCGACGACCTGGACCTGCAGTATTCCCTGGCCCTGATGGCACTGGAATCCGGCGCCGCCGAGGTGGCACAGGAGCGGCTCCAGGCCTTGCTGGATCAGGGTTACCGTCCAGATGAGGTGCGCATGCAGCTGGCTCAGGCGGCGGAACAGCAGGGCGTGCCAAGCCAGGCCATCGACCTTTATATGCAGGTGCAGGGCCCACAGACTCTACCCGCCCGGGTGCAGGCGGTACGGCTGATGTACGAACGCGGCCAGACCGCCAAGGGCCACGCCCTGATGACCAGTCTGCTGCAACAGCACCCGGCCCACACTTCGCTGCTGTACGTTACCGAGGCGGAGATCCGCACCGACACCGGTGACGTGCCCGGGGCCATGGCCCTGCTGGATGAAGCGGTCGGTGAACAGCCCGATGATCCCGATCTGCTGTACGCCCGCGCCATGACCGCCACGCTGCTCAAGGACTGGGACCAGGCCACCGGCGATCTGCGCAAGGTGCTGGCTCTGCGTCCGGACAATACCGATGCCCTCAATGCCCTGGGCTACACCTGGGCGGATCTGGGCATCAATCTGGATCAGGCCCACGACATGATCCGCCAGGCCCTGGAACAGGAGCCGGACCATCCCGCTATTCTCGACTCCATGGGCTGGGTGCTGTTCCGGCTGGGACGCCCCCAACAGGCGTTGGATTATCTGCAGCGGGCCTACGCCCAGTATCCGGACGCCGAGGTCGCCGCCCATCTGGGCGAGGTGTTGTGGAATCTCGGTCAGCGCAACAAAGCCCGCAC
This sequence is a window from Alloalcanivorax dieselolei B5. Protein-coding genes within it:
- the hemA gene encoding glutamyl-tRNA reductase, which encodes MNLFAVGVNHTTADVELREQLAFSADQADQVLAVLRDELPGVREAALLSTCNRTELYCLVDGPIPDFSDWLARARRMSSQRLRDVVYQYRDEQALEHMMRVAGGLDSLVLGEPQILGQMREAYARAHEAGLLNSELGRVFQDVFSVAKRIRTETGIGANPVSVAYAAVSFARHIFSDLKQSRALLIGAGEMIQLVARHLHEQQVREIVIANRTLERASELAAEVAGRAIGLEELPVALEHADIVISCTASPLPVLGKGTVERALKRRRHRPMFMVDIAVPRDIEPEVGKLDDVYLYTVDHLQEAIEENVRARQEAAREAGELIREAVHRHRRSRREQRAAGVLRDYRQQRGMLADQELERALSQLQNGADPEDVLRRFKHNLVNKWLHQPSVSLRRMAAEGRVEDLRTARELLLGDEPDQT
- a CDS encoding tetratricopeptide repeat protein, giving the protein MKPRSPFFAAIPPLIASFLLGGCASPAPRVEAPAATAEPAPPTRPIEYDGADIGDLLVAETAAQRQALDLTLDYYAPVAERTGDPRVLGQATQLAAYLGHFEQARALSSQWLRHSPQDPDALRLAALADIQLGDGDAAAAHVDQLVAHHGTEALVPLVAEAQNLDQQGNRELLHALSSLADHYPEHAPLWYARALERREQGDLEGAMEATDKTLKLNPDHDEALLLKAQLWHDMGQQKRAQRHLRKIVKKAPEQRRYRLAYIRVLLADGEHERAEEQLEILAAQDPDDLDLQYSLALMALESGAAEVAQERLQALLDQGYRPDEVRMQLAQAAEQQGVPSQAIDLYMQVQGPQTLPARVQAVRLMYERGQTAKGHALMTSLLQQHPAHTSLLYVTEAEIRTDTGDVPGAMALLDEAVGEQPDDPDLLYARAMTATLLKDWDQATGDLRKVLALRPDNTDALNALGYTWADLGINLDQAHDMIRQALEQEPDHPAILDSMGWVLFRLGRPQQALDYLQRAYAQYPDAEVAAHLGEVLWNLGQRNKARTVWRDALANDPESELLHDTLQRLGVSL